In the Roseofilum reptotaenium CS-1145 genome, TCTTTCAAGACTCAATGGATACGAACTTTTAAGGATTATTTGATAGTATCATGCTCGATTTTCTCAAGCCTTGGTTAGGTCGTTCTTCAGAGCCGATTAAAGCGAACGTTGAAATTTACACTTGGCAAACCTGCCCATTCTGTATCCGAGCCAAATTATTATTGTGGTGGAAAGGCGTTTCCTATACAGAATATAAGATCGATGGAGATGAAGTGGCTCGAAGCCAAATGGCAGAACGGGCACAAGGACGGCGCTCCGTTCCACAAATCTTCATTAACGATCGCCACATTGGAGGCTGTGATGAGCTGTATGCTTTAGAGGAACAAGGAGAACTCAATCCTTTACTGACCGAATAAACCTATCACTGTTTGAGCCTAAACTTTTTCTATCTCCGTGTCCCCCCATTCTCCCATCCCCCCATCCCCTGTACCAGTATCATCACCATTGGATGACTCGCGCTCTGGAGCTGGCACAAACTGCCGGTGAAGCAGGGGAAGTGCCTGTGGGAGCAGTCATTGTCGATATCGAGGGACATTTAATTGCAGAAGGAGCCAATCATAAAGAGCGCGATCGCGATCCGACTGCCCATGCTGAGATCTGTGCCATTCGTGCGGCTGGCGATCGCCTCAACTCTTCTTATTTAGAAGGCTGTACCCTCTATGTTACCTTGGAGCCTTGCCCCATGTGCGCTGG is a window encoding:
- the grxC gene encoding glutaredoxin 3, with the translated sequence MLDFLKPWLGRSSEPIKANVEIYTWQTCPFCIRAKLLLWWKGVSYTEYKIDGDEVARSQMAERAQGRRSVPQIFINDRHIGGCDELYALEEQGELNPLLTE
- the tadA gene encoding tRNA adenosine(34) deaminase TadA yields the protein MTRALELAQTAGEAGEVPVGAVIVDIEGHLIAEGANHKERDRDPTAHAEICAIRAAGDRLNSSYLEGCTLYVTLEPCPMCAGAIIHARLQQLVYGVDDPKTGAIRTVLNLPDSPASNHHLQVLSGVLESPCRQQLQSWFAQRRRG